In Desulfurobacterium pacificum, the following proteins share a genomic window:
- a CDS encoding ABC transporter ATP-binding protein translates to MKNFPWWIFKYVKELKLLVVVSLITLVLNAGLTSFLAYFVKTIVNNVFVTKNEHMIKIIPLILIGLVLAKGIIFFINYYSMAYIGQRVIVSLREELYEKVLTLPLEIFSKEPPSNFISKIINDTNLLQDFSSRQIATFLRNLLTALGLIAVIFYQDWKLATIGLIGLPLIGYIISLLGKKIRKYTNQMQEKLAKLTGHLFEGVKNLREIKLLGAEERFIKIFTKENWNYFRKFMKIKKVEGIYPPIVELTGAVIVGFLIYYGGMKIVRGELSPGAFFSFIIALIMAYEPIRKLGQNYNKIQQSIAVAERIKTILDLPDEYKLKDGEKVINNVSEICFNNVNFRYPETESYVLKNISLTFKKGKKYAIVGRTGSGKSTLINLIPRFYDPTSGTITINGINAKELKLKPYRKLIGLVSQDIVIFNGTILENISISKPNASLEEIIEAAKIANIHDFIETLPDKYYTVLGEEGISLSGGQKQRIAIARAILKNPDVLILDEATSALDSETEKAIQKAIDAKFKEKIIIAVAHRLSTVLDSNTIIFMKNGEVVGYGTHEELYKSLADYKNLCDIQFKVYEN, encoded by the coding sequence ATGAAAAACTTTCCATGGTGGATTTTTAAATACGTAAAAGAACTTAAACTCTTAGTTGTTGTAAGCTTAATAACTTTAGTGCTAAACGCAGGATTAACGTCCTTTTTAGCCTACTTCGTGAAAACCATAGTAAATAACGTCTTCGTAACAAAAAACGAACATATGATAAAGATAATACCGCTAATACTCATAGGTTTAGTTTTAGCAAAAGGAATCATATTTTTTATCAATTACTACTCAATGGCTTACATAGGTCAGAGAGTAATCGTCAGCCTACGGGAAGAACTTTACGAGAAAGTACTAACTCTGCCTTTAGAAATTTTTTCTAAGGAACCCCCATCCAATTTCATCTCAAAGATTATTAACGACACCAACCTCCTGCAGGACTTCTCTTCAAGGCAGATAGCAACCTTCTTGAGAAACTTACTAACAGCTTTAGGACTTATCGCCGTAATCTTTTATCAGGATTGGAAATTAGCAACAATAGGCTTAATAGGACTTCCACTAATAGGTTACATAATATCTCTCTTAGGAAAGAAAATCCGCAAATACACCAACCAGATGCAGGAAAAGTTAGCAAAACTTACAGGTCATCTCTTTGAAGGAGTTAAAAACTTAAGAGAAATCAAACTCTTAGGAGCTGAAGAACGTTTTATAAAAATCTTCACAAAGGAAAACTGGAACTACTTTAGAAAATTCATGAAAATCAAAAAAGTGGAAGGTATCTACCCTCCCATAGTTGAACTTACAGGCGCTGTAATAGTTGGATTTTTAATTTATTACGGCGGAATGAAAATAGTAAGAGGAGAACTTTCTCCAGGCGCTTTCTTTTCCTTTATCATAGCCTTAATAATGGCTTACGAACCTATAAGAAAATTAGGACAGAACTACAACAAAATACAGCAATCAATTGCAGTAGCAGAAAGGATAAAAACAATTTTAGATTTACCCGACGAATATAAGTTAAAAGATGGAGAGAAAGTTATTAACAACGTATCGGAAATTTGCTTCAATAACGTTAACTTCCGTTATCCTGAAACTGAAAGTTACGTCCTTAAAAATATCTCTCTAACGTTTAAAAAAGGGAAAAAATACGCTATTGTTGGTAGAACGGGAAGTGGAAAATCCACCCTCATCAACCTCATCCCCCGCTTCTACGACCCTACATCAGGAACAATCACCATTAACGGCATAAATGCAAAAGAACTAAAACTTAAACCCTACAGAAAACTGATAGGACTTGTAAGTCAGGACATCGTTATATTCAACGGAACGATATTGGAAAACATCTCAATAAGCAAACCTAACGCTTCCTTAGAAGAAATAATAGAAGCAGCAAAAATAGCCAACATTCACGATTTTATAGAAACCCTTCCGGATAAATATTATACCGTCTTAGGAGAAGAGGGTATCTCACTATCTGGCGGACAAAAGCAGAGAATAGCAATAGCAAGAGCAATCCTTAAAAATCCAGATGTCCTCATATTGGATGAAGCAACCAGCGCCTTAGACTCAGAAACTGAAAAAGCGATACAGAAAGCTATTGATGCAAAGTTCAAAGAAAAAATCATAATAGCCGTAGCCCACAGACTATCAACAGTGTTAGACAGCAACACAATAATATTCATGAAAAACGGCGAAGTAGTAGGATATGGAACGCATGAAGAGTTATACAAAAGCCTTGCAGATTACAAAAACTTATGTGATATCCAATTCAAAGTCTATGAAAACTGA
- a CDS encoding bacterio-opsin activator, with product MVIQIEPKEVDYDTLALRVFLKALEIIGGPRKLFEYRNLTWIPSLMEAAYAVVLKEEGMKTEDEIAEFIGITKQTVRNMLSADPQLVLMKLQGELESKEVKVHTAGGLAKLAYEEVKKGNDYVPFVMAVCDTFVNKILGIAWPVEVLTAIKGMHFPIEESQKEELASRLAGIKVKDVPATVLVDKIEFPIKNPADLLHKLSEAAG from the coding sequence ATGGTTATTCAGATTGAGCCTAAAGAGGTAGATTACGATACTTTAGCTTTGAGAGTTTTCTTGAAAGCTTTGGAAATAATAGGAGGACCAAGAAAGTTATTTGAGTATAGGAACCTTACGTGGATACCGAGTTTGATGGAGGCTGCTTATGCTGTTGTTTTAAAGGAAGAGGGTATGAAAACGGAAGATGAAATAGCAGAGTTTATAGGTATTACTAAGCAAACTGTGAGAAATATGCTTTCTGCTGACCCTCAGCTTGTTCTTATGAAGCTTCAGGGGGAGCTTGAAAGTAAAGAGGTGAAGGTTCATACTGCCGGTGGACTTGCAAAACTTGCTTATGAAGAGGTTAAGAAAGGGAACGATTACGTTCCTTTTGTGATGGCTGTTTGCGATACCTTCGTTAATAAGATTTTGGGTATAGCGTGGCCAGTGGAAGTTTTAACTGCTATAAAAGGTATGCATTTTCCTATTGAGGAATCTCAAAAAGAAGAGTTGGCAAGTCGTCTTGCAGGTATAAAGGTAAAAGATGTTCCTGCAACGGTTCTCGTTGATAAGATAGAGTTTCCTATTAAAAATCCTGCTGACCTTCTACATAAATTATCTGAAGCTGCAGGTTAG
- the aroD gene encoding type I 3-dehydroquinate dehydratase encodes MIRIGTVELGKKPVVVLSIDGGEEDKLDYARRLGVNLIEVRGDLVISKGVDLSGLNRVLDLIGDYGFYSVLTLRPEWEGGKLNCSEEERLQLFEKLVKHPSVGAVDVELRASILSDVRELAKREGKVLIVSYHDFEKTPPAEEIGGIFRRAVEAGADIVKLAFYGNSLSDVSRVCCVMNSIDYPKVFMVMGAVGKMTRVVGFHFGSLMTYTFLGKSVAPGQIPLEELKNLLEKFYNC; translated from the coding sequence GTGATAAGAATAGGAACTGTTGAATTGGGAAAGAAACCGGTTGTTGTTCTTTCTATTGATGGTGGAGAAGAGGATAAGTTGGATTATGCGAGAAGGTTAGGAGTAAATCTCATAGAGGTGAGAGGAGATTTAGTTATATCTAAGGGCGTGGATTTATCGGGGTTGAATAGAGTTCTTGATTTGATTGGAGACTATGGGTTCTATTCAGTGTTGACTTTACGTCCTGAATGGGAGGGAGGAAAACTTAATTGTTCAGAAGAAGAACGTTTGCAGCTGTTTGAGAAACTTGTTAAGCATCCTTCTGTCGGGGCAGTGGATGTAGAGTTGAGGGCTTCTATTCTTTCGGATGTGCGGGAGCTTGCTAAAAGGGAAGGGAAAGTTCTTATTGTTTCCTATCACGATTTTGAGAAAACTCCACCTGCGGAGGAAATTGGGGGGATTTTCAGGAGAGCAGTTGAAGCAGGAGCTGATATAGTGAAACTTGCCTTTTACGGTAACTCTTTGAGTGACGTCTCAAGAGTTTGCTGTGTTATGAATTCAATTGACTATCCTAAAGTTTTCATGGTTATGGGCGCTGTAGGAAAGATGACGAGAGTGGTTGGTTTTCATTTTGGTTCTCTTATGACCTATACCTTTTTAGGTAAGTCTGTGGCGCCTGGACAGATACCTTTAGAAGAGTTGAAAAATTTGCTAGAAAAGTTTTATAATTGTTAG
- a CDS encoding peptidase U32 family protein — protein sequence MKKPEVLSPAGNLEKLRFAVEYGADAVYLGGRIFNLRERAGNFSVEEMAEGIEYAHSRRKKVYVTLNAFAKNRDFDELKAYVKEVASLKPDSFIVSDLGILSLVKEVAPEVDIHVSTQANVTNYKAVEIFKALGVKRVVLARELSIPEIAEIKERVPDVELEVFVHGAMCMAYSGRCLLSDYLTYRASNKGACSQSCRWKYYVVEEKRPGEFYEIEEDSKGTYIFNSKDLCALPVLPELVKAGVDSFKIEGRVKSAYYVAVVTSVYRKAVDLLFKSPEEFKRSVPFLMEELKKVSHRPYTLGFLVPEKKEIKQHYESSSYIRNYQFLAVYDGSFWNVKNRFSVGEEVEVFQPGVKVQKVKVESIALLDNLEFIEEVHPNYRVKISFDRAVEITPYAILRKRK from the coding sequence TTGAAAAAACCGGAAGTTCTTTCACCGGCAGGTAATCTTGAAAAGCTAAGGTTTGCGGTTGAATATGGAGCGGATGCAGTGTATTTGGGGGGGAGGATTTTTAACCTGAGAGAGAGAGCCGGGAATTTTTCTGTTGAAGAGATGGCAGAAGGTATTGAGTACGCTCACTCAAGGAGAAAGAAAGTTTACGTTACCCTTAACGCGTTTGCCAAGAATAGGGATTTTGATGAATTAAAAGCTTACGTTAAGGAAGTTGCTTCTTTAAAGCCTGACAGTTTTATCGTCTCAGATTTAGGCATTCTTTCTCTTGTAAAGGAGGTTGCTCCAGAGGTAGATATTCACGTTAGTACTCAAGCAAACGTTACTAATTATAAAGCGGTGGAGATTTTCAAAGCTTTAGGTGTCAAAAGGGTTGTTTTGGCGCGAGAACTATCAATTCCAGAGATTGCAGAGATTAAAGAAAGAGTTCCTGATGTTGAGTTGGAAGTTTTTGTTCACGGTGCTATGTGCATGGCTTATTCAGGGAGGTGTCTTTTGTCGGATTACCTTACTTATAGGGCAAGTAATAAGGGAGCTTGTTCTCAAAGCTGCAGGTGGAAGTATTACGTTGTTGAAGAGAAAAGACCTGGCGAGTTTTACGAGATAGAGGAGGATAGTAAAGGAACTTACATATTTAACTCAAAAGATTTGTGCGCTCTTCCTGTTCTGCCAGAACTTGTAAAGGCAGGTGTTGATTCTTTTAAGATAGAAGGTAGAGTAAAGAGCGCTTACTACGTTGCCGTTGTTACAAGCGTTTACAGAAAGGCAGTTGACCTTTTGTTTAAATCACCTGAGGAGTTTAAAAGAAGTGTTCCTTTTTTAATGGAAGAGCTTAAAAAGGTTAGTCACCGACCTTACACTTTGGGATTTTTGGTTCCTGAGAAAAAAGAGATAAAACAGCATTACGAGTCAAGTTCTTATATAAGGAATTATCAGTTCTTGGCTGTTTACGATGGAAGCTTTTGGAATGTGAAGAACCGGTTTTCTGTAGGTGAAGAAGTGGAAGTTTTTCAACCAGGAGTGAAGGTTCAAAAAGTTAAAGTAGAATCAATAGCTTTGTTAGATAACCTTGAATTTATTGAAGAGGTTCATCCAAACTATAGGGTAAAAATTTCTTTTGATAGAGCTGTAGAGATTACTCCTTACGCTATTTTAAGGAAAAGGAAGTAA
- the pilB gene encoding type IV-A pilus assembly ATPase PilB, translated as MQKLDERKLWEFVSKKLNVPLDFFKKEKDWQKALVESGKVTEEQLLSVLSEFFDVPYVDLREVNIPEELVKIVPRDTAEKTLIIPFARSGPTLKVAMRDPSDVQVRERIRFSTGYRIQPFIALDFRIREKLEEVYGKAEEEFFSRITQEIFQESKKEELPELEEVITKSQVLSLDDLKQLATQAPIVKLVNAMIIEALKRGASDIHVEPFEKELRVRYRIDGVLHVVARYQPEIKDAVIARFKVLSNMDIAEKRLPQDGRMRARFKGRDIDFRVSTVPTVYGEKVVLRILDKGGLKLDLSELGLEDREYELLKKAIFSPYGMVLVTGPTGSGKTTTLYSSLLTVNTPEVNIMTVEDPVEYNLYGINQVQVKPEIGLTFARALRAFLRQDPDIIMVGEIRDTETAEIAVEAALTGHLVFSTLHTNDAPSTVTRLVDMGIENFLVSSSIILVIAQRLARRICPYCKEEFAYPKEVLKEVGFSDEEILGLKTYRGKGCEKCDYTGYKGRVALYEVMEMVPEIRDAVVRGKNADEIRKLAMKHGMRTLREVGKIKIAKGVTTPEEVLRVTRRY; from the coding sequence ATGCAGAAGTTAGATGAGCGGAAACTGTGGGAGTTTGTCTCAAAAAAGTTGAATGTACCGTTGGATTTCTTTAAGAAAGAGAAGGATTGGCAAAAGGCTCTTGTAGAATCTGGGAAGGTAACAGAAGAGCAACTATTGTCTGTTCTTTCGGAATTTTTTGACGTTCCTTACGTTGATTTGAGAGAAGTTAATATTCCAGAAGAGCTTGTGAAGATAGTCCCCAGAGATACTGCAGAAAAGACTTTAATCATTCCCTTTGCTCGTTCTGGTCCTACGTTAAAGGTTGCTATGAGAGACCCATCTGATGTTCAAGTTAGAGAGAGAATAAGGTTTAGTACAGGCTATAGAATTCAACCTTTTATTGCTCTTGACTTCAGAATAAGAGAAAAGTTAGAGGAAGTTTACGGGAAAGCGGAAGAAGAGTTTTTTTCCCGTATTACTCAAGAGATTTTTCAAGAATCTAAAAAAGAAGAGCTTCCTGAGTTAGAAGAAGTTATCACGAAATCACAGGTTCTTTCTCTTGATGATTTAAAGCAGTTAGCCACACAGGCACCTATTGTAAAGTTAGTTAACGCTATGATAATAGAAGCGTTGAAGAGGGGGGCTTCAGACATTCACGTAGAGCCGTTTGAAAAAGAACTTCGCGTTAGGTACAGGATAGATGGTGTTCTTCACGTTGTCGCCAGATATCAACCGGAGATAAAGGATGCTGTTATTGCCCGTTTTAAGGTTTTAAGTAATATGGATATAGCTGAGAAGCGCCTTCCTCAAGACGGTAGAATGAGAGCGAGATTCAAGGGTAGAGATATTGACTTCAGGGTTTCCACTGTTCCAACGGTTTACGGCGAGAAAGTGGTTTTAAGGATATTGGATAAAGGCGGTTTGAAACTTGATTTGTCAGAGTTGGGACTTGAGGATAGGGAATATGAGTTGTTGAAGAAGGCGATTTTTTCTCCGTACGGAATGGTGCTTGTTACAGGTCCTACAGGTTCGGGTAAAACAACTACTCTTTATTCCTCACTTTTAACTGTTAATACTCCAGAAGTTAACATAATGACCGTTGAAGACCCTGTAGAATATAATCTCTACGGAATTAATCAGGTTCAGGTTAAGCCTGAAATAGGTTTGACTTTTGCCAGGGCTTTGAGGGCGTTTTTGAGGCAGGACCCCGATATTATAATGGTTGGTGAGATAAGAGATACTGAAACTGCAGAGATTGCTGTTGAAGCAGCTTTGACCGGACACCTTGTTTTTTCTACTTTGCACACTAATGATGCGCCGAGTACTGTTACCCGACTTGTGGATATGGGAATTGAAAACTTTTTGGTCTCTTCCTCTATCATTTTGGTTATAGCGCAAAGGTTAGCAAGACGGATATGTCCTTATTGTAAAGAGGAGTTTGCTTATCCTAAAGAGGTGTTGAAAGAGGTGGGATTTTCCGATGAGGAGATTTTAGGTTTGAAGACTTATCGCGGTAAAGGTTGTGAAAAGTGTGATTATACAGGCTATAAAGGAAGAGTGGCACTTTACGAAGTTATGGAGATGGTTCCTGAAATAAGGGATGCCGTGGTTAGAGGGAAAAATGCTGATGAGATTAGGAAATTGGCTATGAAACACGGTATGAGGACGTTGAGAGAAGTGGGTAAAATAAAGATAGCTAAGGGAGTAACGACGCCGGAAGAAGTTTTGAGAGTTACGAGGAGATACTGA
- a CDS encoding DUF190 domain-containing protein has translation MRGLAGKRKLLRIFISSEDRYEGEPLWEYLLKLVKDKGLAGATVFKAAAGIGAHSELKTFTVWRLSQDLPIVVEIIDREEKIEEFLKVLDEIIEEGLVVLEDVEVISYRHRSEK, from the coding sequence ATGAGGGGATTAGCGGGGAAAAGGAAGCTGTTGAGGATTTTTATAAGTTCTGAAGATAGGTATGAAGGAGAACCTTTATGGGAATATTTACTGAAGCTTGTTAAGGATAAGGGGCTTGCTGGAGCTACTGTTTTCAAGGCAGCTGCAGGTATAGGTGCTCATTCTGAGCTGAAGACTTTTACTGTCTGGAGATTATCTCAGGATTTGCCTATTGTTGTGGAGATAATAGATAGAGAAGAGAAAATAGAGGAATTTTTAAAGGTGTTAGATGAGATAATAGAAGAAGGGCTTGTTGTCCTTGAAGATGTTGAAGTTATCTCTTACAGGCACAGGAGTGAAAAGTGA
- a CDS encoding HD-GYP domain-containing protein, with product MELFVDITNLLVTVSSLSSILNSSIQKHNLRVSFLAFSIANKISYSVEFLRNVAVAGLLHDIGILFFNSREQAELLLKESGLSKESEKIIHLHAYVGYELLRHYPLFSKVARIIKHHHRTFNEYVEAKGKIPLSSQLILLADRIDVYMSNRIESGVSISKAVESLKKKISAGRGSILHPRLVDIFLNHLADKEALWFELYAEPSYLEENISKLLSSLNFRLSQREFLKVINLFGYIIDFKSEFTATHSSGVAQTAVQLASMFSFSQSELKKMRIAGLLHDIGKIVIPSEVLEKPDRLTEEEFDLMKSHVFHTYKLLLRFVSDSNILEWASYHHEKLNGKGYPFKLRANQIPMGSRILAVADVFTALTEERPYKKGMTVREVLNILKKMAENRELDYRVVNVLEEKVDIINRGRQIAQEKARKFYEKLKEKALQFS from the coding sequence ATGGAACTTTTTGTGGATATTACCAATCTTTTAGTTACGGTTTCCTCTTTGAGTTCTATTCTTAACTCCTCCATTCAAAAACACAATTTAAGAGTGTCTTTTCTTGCATTTAGTATTGCTAATAAAATTAGTTATTCTGTTGAGTTTTTGAGGAATGTTGCCGTTGCAGGTTTGCTCCATGATATAGGAATATTGTTTTTTAATTCAAGGGAACAAGCAGAACTTTTGTTGAAAGAAAGTGGATTGTCTAAAGAATCAGAAAAGATTATTCATTTACATGCGTATGTGGGGTATGAACTTTTAAGGCATTATCCGTTGTTTTCTAAAGTTGCAAGGATTATTAAACATCATCATAGAACGTTTAATGAATATGTTGAGGCTAAAGGAAAAATCCCCCTCTCCTCCCAGCTTATCCTATTGGCAGACAGGATAGATGTTTATATGTCTAACAGAATAGAGAGTGGCGTTAGTATTTCTAAAGCTGTTGAGTCTTTGAAGAAGAAAATTTCTGCTGGCAGAGGTTCAATATTACATCCCCGATTGGTAGATATATTTCTAAACCACTTAGCAGATAAGGAAGCTTTATGGTTTGAACTTTATGCTGAACCTTCGTATTTAGAAGAAAATATTTCAAAGCTTTTGAGTAGCCTAAACTTTCGGTTGAGTCAAAGGGAGTTTTTAAAAGTAATAAATCTATTCGGATACATAATTGACTTTAAAAGTGAGTTTACTGCTACTCACTCATCTGGTGTTGCGCAAACCGCCGTTCAGTTAGCTTCTATGTTTTCTTTTTCTCAGTCGGAACTCAAAAAGATGAGAATCGCCGGTTTGCTTCACGATATAGGAAAAATAGTTATTCCCAGTGAGGTTTTAGAAAAACCCGATAGACTTACTGAAGAAGAGTTTGATTTGATGAAATCTCATGTTTTCCATACTTATAAGCTTCTTTTAAGATTTGTTAGCGATAGTAATATTTTGGAGTGGGCTTCCTACCATCACGAAAAGTTGAATGGTAAGGGGTATCCTTTTAAGTTGAGGGCGAATCAGATTCCTATGGGTTCAAGGATATTAGCTGTTGCAGACGTTTTTACTGCTCTTACCGAGGAGAGACCTTACAAAAAAGGAATGACCGTTAGGGAGGTTTTGAATATTCTGAAAAAAATGGCAGAGAATAGAGAACTTGATTACAGAGTTGTTAACGTTTTAGAGGAAAAAGTAGACATAATCAACAGGGGTAGGCAGATAGCTCAGGAAAAGGCAAGAAAGTTTTATGAGAAGTTAAAAGAAAAAGCTCTTCAGTTTTCATAG
- a CDS encoding glycosyltransferase family 9 protein — MKILLIQIRQLGDVLLSSPLGRVIKEEIPNVEVHFLTSVAGKEILERNPFIDKILTIDKGFIGELKTIFKVYREKYDAVVDIQRTGRSKRITFFSGASVRVAFKRKRENFYYNKLIEWKSYGYTVWERMELLRGIGINKPIKKYLPKTYLSEEELKKGREIIEKLRLQERSFFVVVPTSRRIRRAWQPEKFGILATYLSRYTGLKPLVVYAPGEEELAERAYSCIEDGVIIEEPLSIRMLASVISHSAFLLGNDSFASHLSLSLGRKTIVILGPNEGWFPEVKLVIKIKKNLPCQPCGNWKTCSRDMACYTELSPKEAFNQIVGVL; from the coding sequence ATGAAAATACTGTTGATACAAATTAGGCAGTTAGGAGATGTTCTTCTTTCTTCACCGCTTGGAAGGGTGATAAAAGAAGAAATACCGAATGTTGAGGTTCATTTTCTTACTTCTGTTGCTGGAAAGGAAATCTTGGAGAGAAATCCTTTTATAGATAAAATTTTGACTATTGATAAAGGCTTTATTGGAGAATTAAAAACTATTTTTAAAGTATATCGTGAGAAGTATGATGCGGTAGTAGATATTCAGAGAACGGGGAGGTCTAAAAGGATTACTTTTTTTTCTGGTGCGTCTGTAAGAGTTGCATTTAAGAGAAAGAGAGAGAATTTTTATTACAATAAACTTATTGAATGGAAGAGTTATGGGTATACTGTTTGGGAAAGGATGGAACTTTTAAGAGGGATAGGTATTAATAAGCCCATAAAGAAATACTTGCCTAAGACGTACCTTTCTGAAGAAGAATTGAAGAAAGGTAGGGAGATAATTGAGAAGCTTAGGCTTCAAGAAAGGTCTTTTTTTGTTGTTGTTCCTACCTCAAGGAGAATCAGAAGAGCTTGGCAACCTGAGAAATTTGGAATTCTTGCAACTTACCTTTCAAGATATACAGGGTTGAAACCTTTAGTAGTTTATGCTCCTGGAGAAGAAGAACTTGCTGAACGTGCTTACAGTTGTATAGAAGATGGAGTTATTATTGAGGAGCCTTTATCTATTCGAATGTTAGCTTCAGTTATTTCTCATAGTGCGTTTTTATTGGGTAATGATTCTTTTGCTTCGCATCTTTCCTTATCTTTAGGTAGGAAAACAATAGTAATACTTGGACCTAACGAAGGTTGGTTTCCAGAAGTTAAGCTTGTAATAAAAATTAAAAAAAATTTGCCATGTCAACCTTGTGGTAATTGGAAAACCTGTAGTAGAGACATGGCTTGCTATACTGAACTTTCTCCGAAAGAGGCATTTAATCAAATAGTAGGGGTTTTATAA